The following proteins come from a genomic window of Scomber japonicus isolate fScoJap1 chromosome 4, fScoJap1.pri, whole genome shotgun sequence:
- the LOC128357629 gene encoding trypsin I-P1-like: MALLTAPLGRSTLLLLLAFSLKKTFAARIIGGQEVRPYSIKYQASLQSETGQHYCGGTLVHPQWVVSAAHCWRPSTLMRVVLSEHSLATKEGFEQAFNVSKIYVHNFSYKTFNNDIMLIKLSRPAQLNANVQPAELPDNNTPPLRDDVCTVSGWGVTQIYSYYLSPVLRAVDVRLIPYCTYYYWGRITSNMLCAGSRMGGKDSCQGDSGGPLICNGRFEGIVSWGISCANPYFPGVYTKVSNYVKWINWIIGKDTP; encoded by the exons AGACATTTGCAGCGAGGATCATTGGGGGTCAGGAGGTCCGGCCTTACTCTATCAAATATCAGGCATCCCTTCAGTCCGAGACTGGTCAACACTACTGTGGAGGAACCCTGGTGCACCCTCAGTGGGTGGTGTCTGCTGCCCACTGCTGGAGACC GAGCACTCTGATGAGGGTGGTGTTAAGTGAACACAGTCTGGCCACAAAAGAAGGATTTGAACAGGCCTTTAATGTCTCAAAGATATATGTGCATAACTTTAGCTACAAGACTTTCAACAATGACATCATGCTCATCAAG CTGAGCAGGCCGGCACAGCTGAATGCCAACGTCCAGCCAGCCGAGCTGCCTGACAACAACACCCCTCCACTTCGTGATGACGTCTGCACAGTGAGCGGCTGGGGTGTGACACAGATTTACAGTTACTACCTCTCCCCTGTGTTACGGGCAGTGGATGTGAGACTTATACCTTACTGCACCTATTACTACTGGGGCAGGATCACTTCAAACATGCTGTGTGCTGGATCTCGGATGGGTGGCAAAGATTCCTGCCAG GGTGACTCAGGTGGTCCCCTTATCTGCAACGGTAGGTTTGAGGGAATTGTCTCCTGGGGTATCAGCTGCGCCAACCCATACTTCCCTGGAGTCTACACCAAAGTGAGCAACTATGTCAAATGGATCAACTGGATTATTGGCAAAGACACACCATGA